The Juglans microcarpa x Juglans regia isolate MS1-56 chromosome 8D, Jm3101_v1.0, whole genome shotgun sequence genomic sequence AGAGGGGAGGAGAGGAGACGAGCAAAATCATCTGTGCTCGTATAGAGGTCTGAGGGAGCTGATGGAGATGGGTGGATTTTTGTTCTATGTTTTTATCTTTCTCCTTACAACTCTACTCGCATATATATTTCTAGGAGGGGACAAGAAAGAACGTCCCCAAACAAGAGCTAAGCTTCCGCCAGGGTCAATGGGCTGGCCATACATAGGAGAGACTCTTCAACTGTATTCTCAAGATCCCAATGTTTTTTTTGCAGAAAAACAGAAAAGGTCGACActcttatcttatatataataagttgtGTGTTTATAACTTTGAAACTTTCTGTTcgtttctttataaacatgagtTTTGAACGTGGTGGAGTTCATGATGGGTGTTTCAGGTATGGAGAAATCTTCAAGACCCATATTCTTGGCTGCCCTTGTGTCATGCTGGCTAGCCCCGAGGCTGCTCGGTTTGTGCTGGTGACAGAGGCTAACTTGTTCAAACCCACCTACCCGAAAAGCAAAGAGCGCCTGATTGGCCCTGCAGCGCTCTTTTTCCACCAAGGGGACAACCATATTCGTCTGAGGAAGTTGGTCCAAGGATCCTTGTCTCTCGACGCACTTCGGAACTTAATGCAGGGTATCCAAGCCATTACAGCCTCTACCTTGGACTCGTGGGGAGGCGGCCATGTCATTAACACtttccatgaaatgaaaaagGTTGCCTAAATATTTATGATCAACGAGTTCCGTTTCTGGGTCTTCTGCACTTAACCTTTTTGACTTTGCCATTTTGTGCCATTCTCAAGATTGTTTAATTATTCAACTAAGGGGTCAGTCAACTTGGAGACATATCTAATCCAAATGGGTCTCTAAAAAGTTCTGTTCATGCTTCATTCTTATAAGCATATACTATGGTTCGCTCATGATTAAATTGGTCTTCCTCGAACCATTGCAGTTTTCTTTTGAGGTTGGAATACTTGCAATTTTCGGCCATCTGGACTCCCATTATAGAGATGAACTGAAGAAGAATTACTGTTTAGTAGACAAAGGCTACAATTCCTTTCCTATAAGTATTCCTGGAACTCCCTACAAAAAGGCACTTCTGGTAAGCAAAATAGTAAGACTTCAGCAGTCCATTCAAATTCAATTACAGTCCTCTCCAAAGTGACatttccaattgatttgtttactATCTTTCTGTGTCTTTTGGATTCTCTGCAGGCAAGAAAGAGGCTCACAAATATTCTTGCTGATATTATATGtgagaggaaggaaaagaaatctcTTGAGAAGGATCTGTTGGGATGTTTTCTGaactcaaaaaatgaaaagggagAGACCTTAACTGATGATCAAATCGCTGACAATGTCATTGGAGTGTTATTTGCTGCTCAAGACACTACAGCAAGTGTCATGGCATGGATTGTGAAGTATCTCCATGATAACCCGAAACTTCTAGAGGCTGTAAAGGTATGATCATTGAAGCAGCTTCACCATATGCGTGGTCTAGAACTAGTCTCTTtcaactccccccccccccccccccccccccccccccccccccccccccccccccccccccccccccccccccccccccccccccccccccccccccccccccccccccccactttCTCTGTCTTTTATGTTGGGACACTCAGAGCTCTATGGTCCTATTGATTTATGAAAGCTGCCCTCTTTGCAGGCTGAACAGAATGCTATTCGTAAAGCTAATGATGAAGGTAATCGGCCTTTGAGTTGGagccaaacaagaaaaatgccAGTAAGTTACAAGGTATGCACTTCAGTATCCATCACAAGCCATGATCATGTTTTGagtaaatttttgttttggtatgtTGTTTTGCCCCAAGGGCAGGGTATTTTGTTGCATGAGCGACTGAGAGTTGGGAAATATGGTTTTGCTCAGGTAGTGCTAGAAAGCTTGAGAATTGCAAGCATCATATCTTTCACCTTCAGAGAAGCAGTTGCTGATGTGGAATACAAGGGTAAGAGGATCAGGACCTAAAACTTATGAAactaaaagaacaaaattaaaagattaggATCTTTTTAGCAGAAAGAAATgctatgcttttttttttttttgccgttTTGGGGAAGCTTTTCTTCTAGAATTATACATTGGAGGCTCTgatcaggaaaaataaataaataaaaaagaaaagaaagtagtACATTTGAGGTCAATAACTGACACTAGAATATGTTGACAGGGTACATAATTCCGAAAGGTTGGAAAGTGATGCCTTTGTTCAGGAACATTCACCACAATTCAGAGTTTTTCTCTGATCCTCAAAGATTTGATCCTTCGAGGTTTGAGGTATGTTACTGTTTCTGCACTCGTGGCCTTTCTATATTTCAAGACAGGACAGATCAGTGATTttgcatgttttttcttttctatgttTTACTGTTTGTTTAGGTTGCCCCAAAACCCAATACATTCATGCCCTTTGGCAGCGGAGTTCATGCCTGTCCGGGAAATGAGCTTGCAAAGCTGGAGATGCTGATTATGATCCACCATTTGGTCACCAAATTCAGGTACTACACCGAATAAAATCTATTgaactcaattaatttcatGAGATGTTGATCAATGTGCAGATCATAATAATCTTGGAGATTTCGagatataaaaagttataataataaagaaatgagAAAGGGATAAAGATCTTTGTTGTAAGTTTGGGAGGATCAACGTAtaaaattatgaacaatataattCTTCGTTCTAGATTTTGACTCATgcgatatattttaaatgattttagaaagaaaaCTGATACATacacaaatagattatacaaagtaaactcataaactgatgtaattttataaaatcagttagatatactttataataaaaataactttataatttgacgtactatatcaaatcacatcaatttgtgagtttatttttgtataattactttatatctaaaatatttttcttttataaattaaactataaaagataacatttttctagaATTATTTGACAAAGGCATTTTGTTGGTTACTTTGCAGGTGGGAAGTGGTGGGATCCCATAGTGGGATTCAATACAGCCCATTCCCAGTGCCTTTGCATGGACCCCCAGCCAGATTTTGGAAAGAATCTATGGAATAGAAAGCAGCATGCATGGGTTGGAATTATTATGACCCAGATGCCATTtccctttccaaattcttaattctaagtgtattttttttttttttttaattctctctaGCCCATCCCCACAAACTCGTGGTGATGCTAATTAAGATCCTTTATTTTcccttaatttttgttttgtactCATTGTCATCAAGGAAAGCTTTAGGGTTTGTTTGAGAACACAACTGTTCTCAgatattttaagattatttcactattattaacaaattattcactattattttatttctacttacaaattattttattactattcacagatcatcgatacttttaggcctcgtttgtttttaggaaatatctcatctcatctcactttatcattacaattttttcaaatctccatacaaaataaaataaacaatttaactttttcaaatctcaaaacaaaaataatattaaaaaatatattctaacaatattttattcaactttttaactttaatcttatctctaaaaacaaacgagcccttactCTCAaaccctttctttttctccctcataTTCTAGAACAATAGATTATCATTTTCTGCTTCTGAAATTCAATGTATTAAAGTTTAGAAGAAGAGTAGAGCTGAAGAGATTGGCCACAAATTTTGGACACTGAATTTTCAAGTTCACTGACATATATTCTGgaatagaaattaaattaaagaaattgcaatggaaaattgtatttctacccACACAATTTAGGAGAttgaaatgtaattaattagTGGCGTAAATTTTTGTGTAATGATTGTCCCAACTCTATGATGGGAGACTTATATAGgaataaatataaagtatatattatttcttttataaatttattcgaTAATGTTAAATTAccaataaatcttaaaatatgtaTATCTATATCTACAATCTTTGtactagaatttgaaaattaactCACAAGTCTCAATCCATTTGAGTCATACTTAGGGCCATTTTCAGGTTACGTCAGGAGTctcaaaaaatgattaaatagtcttaaaagctttttaatgtaaaaattagGTTGTTATAAATTgtgttacatatatattaaaatattttttaatctcaaataaggtAAAAAGTGTGTTTGAATAAGacattctttttttgataatttggaATGTAGTTCAAATTCTAAAAGAACTATCAATAGACGAAAATACTCAAACCAACTTCAAGATAATTACAACATTTAAATTTGTAAGAATatgttcataatttttttaaaaaaaattaaatgatcatCATTTCTATCTcagaaaacatgtttttaaatttcttttcaaataaatttaagaaatttaaaaatgctttaaatatatgattataaaataataaataatttttattgtaaaatttattatttaaactataagttataacccCTAAACTAATGGCTATTTTTGTCACAATAATCCAGAAGATACTCTAGAGCACTAAATGACAGTGGTTAGTCGAAATTTGACTACGTAGCTTAAAAGTGGGTTGTATTGGACTAGGTAAACATCTAAAACTCTACTTTTAAGCTAAGTAAATCTATATCTTTATTCAAATTTGACTAGTCATTATTTATctccaaattattaatttactcTATAATTATTCGCAACAAACTCATAAGCACCATAATCTTCTATGgttggaaaacaataattttaagtaaaatttaaattattaattaatatatagagtgtatttttaaaatataaaaataaagaaattattaaaatataatattatattattattttacttttaaaatgattaatctaatataaattaatctctctaaaaatttaacttttaataaaaccctcaaattttagtaaaaatttagaatcTAGCCACTGCCGATGGTCTATAGATGCCTGAGAAACCACGTTTACATTAGACTAGCCCTGCCTTGGTGGCTACGAAGTTGCCAGGTGTTGCTACAGTGATTGGCGAGCTGAAAGTTTATGAAGTACATTCACATTATTTCAACCTCTGGGTCCTACCAAAGATGTGGCTATTAGAGCTTGGTAGCCTTAAAGCGGCTTTACTTTCTCCCACTGTCCATGGTTGTGTTATTTTGCTGCTCCAAAGGACCCTTTGTCCCAAGTTTGAGGAGCTCTATGTGGTCCTCTGTTGCTTTTTGAGTGCCTTGTTCATCCAGTCAAAGCATTCACCATTTCTGTACTGTCTAAGTTGAGGCCTAATGGTTTTAGAACAAGTTTCTTATTCTGTTTAAGTGTTTGGGTAATTATAAATTCTCAAACCTTGTGGTAATGAATAATAGAAAAGGAGGTATGTGGAGATTACAACCAGGAATATATTAACCATCATAAACCTAAAGAAGAGGtctagatttattttataatatagttcTTAGGCTGTTCTGTCAAATACAATTCTTAAATCTCAACCAGCTTTATGGATGCACATATATAACAGTGGGTCACTGATCAACAATGTCCACAACTTTAAGCCCACTACCCAATCCTTTTGCATTGGCTAAATGAACCTAGTTTCACCTCGACAGTTTCTAGAAGTCTAGTTACTTCTAAGAAAATAAGTATTTCTGACGGATTATTTACGATGATAACGACTATTTGTAACAAAGATAAACTCATTTTGATaggatataataatttttactgGAAAAAAATAGTTACAAATAAGCAGTATTCTTGTAATTATATTCAGCCATATAGGCATTGTACTCTATTTCTAGGAAAGTGCAATCCTATTCTATTGTATTGATAAGGTATTATCTATTAACtttcaaacttattattatatgaaaacaTAGTAGTTGATTTAATGGTTGATAAGCAATGTCAAATCaacataatattataaatgtaaGATGAGAGTATCGTATATAATATAGCTCTTACTCTTTTTCAAGTGAATTATGAGAATGGTTCCTGACATGGATTAAGTTAGATGATTTTCATGGATAATATAAATGCAACGACTCCATTAGTTCTCTACTCTTAGTTTGCACATGACTGAAAGACTTTATACTCAGCATTACTGTATAGTTTAATCAACTAAGCTGTTTTGCTAAGAAGTAATAGTTTACTCAACAGTAATGGTAAGCATTGTTCGAAGAATGGATCAGCATTGGAACATCCTTCAGATGCGAATGCGAAACTGAGCAATGGCTAGGATTCTGTGTTTAGTTTTTGGTATACTTCTTGCACAGATAGATGTGGATTTGaaacaacaccccccccccccccccccccctcccttctctctctctctactttgcCTCAATTTTCGTTCATGAGAATAGTCTTTTATACACCTAAAACTCACTTCTGCTGAAGATCATGAAATGAATGCTAAGTGTGAACTAGCTCGAAGCTTATGTTCTTACTAGGTATGAGCGAATCCAATTGAATGAAGCAGTTGGTTTCATTTTTGGCTCTATATATTTGTCCATCAACCTAATATAGAGCTGAAAGCTAGAAGAAGAAGTACTGGTACCtgttcaattttttccttttggacTATATGTCATTCATCATTCCAAGATTAGGATTTTCTTAAGGTTGTCTTGGGGAAGATGAATAAGCGGTATGTTTACACACCAGTTTATATGCTTCACCAATTTATGAGAAGCATAACTCTTTATAACCATCTTGTAAAGCAATCTATAGAAATTGTGGTATACAAGgctacatttcattttcatactgCCGATGCAGAGAGTAGACATTTCGACTGGAAAGTATGACTGTTTAACCAGGTATGGATCCAAGTACTCGATTGTACCTAGACTCGAGCATGTAATATGACCCTGGTACTAGCCGAGGTTAACTTAGGTCATAATCTAGGCCGATAACTGAAAGAATCCGAATTTTTGGAACCCAAACCGAT encodes the following:
- the LOC121241835 gene encoding abscisic acid 8'-hydroxylase CYP707A1-like, whose product is MEMGGFLFYVFIFLLTTLLAYIFLGGDKKERPQTRAKLPPGSMGWPYIGETLQLYSQDPNVFFAEKQKRYGEIFKTHILGCPCVMLASPEAARFVLVTEANLFKPTYPKSKERLIGPAALFFHQGDNHIRLRKLVQGSLSLDALRNLMQGIQAITASTLDSWGGGHVINTFHEMKKFSFEVGILAIFGHLDSHYRDELKKNYCLVDKGYNSFPISIPGTPYKKALLARKRLTNILADIICERKEKKSLEKDLLGCFLNSKNEKGETLTDDQIADNVIGVLFAAQDTTASVMAWIVKYLHDNPKLLEAVKAEQNAIRKANDEGNRPLSWSQTRKMPVSYKVVLESLRIASIISFTFREAVADVEYKGYIIPKGWKVMPLFRNIHHNSEFFSDPQRFDPSRFEVAPKPNTFMPFGSGVHACPGNELAKLEMLIMIHHLVTKFRWEVVGSHSGIQYSPFPVPLHGPPARFWKESME